Genomic segment of Bos taurus isolate L1 Dominette 01449 registration number 42190680 breed Hereford chromosome X, ARS-UCD2.0, whole genome shotgun sequence:
AAACAAATTCCTAAGTAAGAAAGATCTGCAGCAAACAATACCTGTATTTCCTTAGGGAAAGTAGCACTAAACATCATAGTGTGGCGAACTCCCTTTGGTGGCATAGTATCTTGTTCAACGATTCTACGTATCTGAGGTTCAAACCCCATATCCAACATCCGATCGGCTTCATCTAACACCAAGTACCTGCCATGAAAAAAAATCCAGCttagaatttgaaaagaaaaggtAGTTTCCATTTCTATAAGCACAGTTAATTATTCATTCAGGTAGTTTAGTTCCTCACACCATACAATCTGACCCACATACATAAGACACAGCACAGGATCTCCCCCACTAAATCGCACAGCCAAATTAGCTCTTATACTTGACTCTGGTCTCAAGGTCTGGTAATTCTTAGCCTCTACTAAAATCACTTAAACTAAAATTACAATGAGCTAACTTTTTATAAAAGTTGGAAGACTAAAAAATGCAtttcacacatttaaaaattaacatactTGCAGAAGTCTAATCCAATTTTTCCTCTTTCCATCATATCCACTAGACGTCCTGGAGTCGCAACTAATAAATGGCATCCACGTTCTAAGTCTCGAATTTGCTGACCAATATCAGCACCACCATAAACCACACAAGGACGAACTCTAGATCGGTatgaaaactataagcaaagaaaaatttattaaatttaagacCAAGATTTTTACATGGTCATAATACACTTCATCAGAATCAATGAGAAGGCCAATAACCTGAAAGGCATACTTACTTTCCTGGCTTCCTCATAGATCTGTACGGCCAATTCTCTAGTTGGTGCTAACACCAAAGAGATTGGGTATTGTTTGCGGCGCCCATATCTTCCATTTTCCtaagaaataatttattaaacTTGTTAACATCCTCTCTTATAGGTTCATTACAACATAATCCCCTTCTGCAATTTACAGATTACATGTAAATGCTGTTACTAATTATACAGATTAGAATGCAAGTCTTACTGTCATTTAGAAAGCTTTCCCATTTTATACAGAAATATTTACCTTCATGGCCCTCAGAGCCTCACCGGGACCATCAGAATAAATCTGACTCAAGATGGGCAAGAGAAATGCTGCAGTTTTTCCAGAccctattttaaaaaaagcatattCATTTAACCACAGAAAAACTGGCTTATTACTTTTGAACATATATTGGTAGATGATGGTGTTTTAACTGCCCAATTAGTAATCTCACTTTAATTCCCAAATTTCTATAAATAGgctaattttaaaataccatcAAGTGATGACTTTGATCAACCTGTAATAGGAGTTAGCAAACTAtttatctttataaataaatctttactGGAATATAGCTGTGACCAGTAATTTACATATCATCTATGGCTGCTTTTTTCATACAACAGTTGCAGAGACCACACGGTCCATcagccaaaaaaatatttttgtttaccaaaaaaaaaaaaaaatatatatatatatatatatatacacacacacacacacacacacacaccaaatttTGGTCACAAACATTGCAGTAGTTTTGACTTCTTTGCTTCACTtgtgtaatatataaatatatatacacacacacaccaaatttTGGTCACAAACATTGTAGTAGTTTTGACTTCTTTGCTTCGCTTGTGTAACGTATgtgtcacacagtcatgtccgattctttgcaaccccatggactgtagcccaccaggcacctctgtccatgaggattctccagacaagaatactggagttgtcaTGCCcacatccaggggatcttcccaacccagggattgaaccctaggtctcctgcattgcaggcagccacTAGGAAGCACTTGTGTAGAGAGAGTAGGAATTCTGTCTCAAAACTGGTGTCAATTTCTAACACTTCCTTGTAGGTACTGTATATACTAATAGGGAGGTACTACTTTACCCATCATTGAACCTTCTTTTGGCCACATTTCCATGGATCACAGGCTATTCTCTAtctttctctaattttctatAGTCCTCACTTCCCCACCACTACAATCACAAAAACCTATCCACTTGTTACAGTAGTATCAGGTTCATGACTTTCTATAGGCCATCCCTAAGATACCCTAATGAAAGCACTAGAAGTAATATAACCAAAAGACTAAGACAAAAGAGATCCATCCAGCTACTCCTTACCAAGGTGTACCAGTCAGGCTACATACAGGACTCAAGCTTCCTCATGAAACTTAAAATGCTCCATGCATATTTTCCTGGTACTGGTTTTTATTAGAGCAAGCCAAGTCAAGGTATTCTTGAcaactttttactttcatcaagtcTGCTTACCTGTTTGGGCACAGGCCATCAAGTCTCTCTTCTCTTTGATAATAGGAATAGCATGCTTTTGCACTGGAGTTGGGCGAGTGTAACGAGTAAGCTCAATGTTTCCCATAATAATTTCTCCCATCTCAACATCACTGAACTGTCAAGAAATTCATCAGGGTAAACAAGCAGAAATGCTATTTGGAGCATTTTGTTTCATACAAATACAACGAGGGGGGGACAACTATCAACCAATTTGAACTTTCAATTTGCTTTATAGTAAAAGTCATCATCTTACACAttttgaggaaaaacaaaaccaaaccactCCCTAAGcttaacctacaatggaaaagttTTGGGTTCTTCCTATGTTTGACCCACTTACTGTTTCTTTTTATCCCCAATCTTTTGCCTTGTTTATTTCAATTCTCAGTTTCTTGactatttactttttaagttagtttttataggcatacaattactttacaatgatgtgttagtttctactgtacggCAAAgttaaatcagctatatgtatacacatcccccttttgaatttccttcccatttaggtcaacaCCCGACccattttctatttcaaattatTAGTAATGGTAACACTGAATTCACTGTCCCCCTTTCCACAAACCAACGAGGCaggtttttaaattaactttaaaaaactgtCAAGATATAGCAGGCAGTCTACGTATGTCTTTAGGAAGCCCATCTCATCTTGATGTGCTGTGAAAAGATCTACACTTCCCTGTCTTAAAGGTCATGGAAAAATACCTACACTTTCAATGTGTGGAGGACAGTTGTTGCCTGTTGCCTCAACTGGAATGTCATCATATTTTTCAAAGTTAATCCCAGTGTTGCCTCCAGAAAAGAGTTCTCTGAAATCAGAAGATTGTTAAGTTTGTTACACAGAGCTGATAAGGCTTCATCACAATTAACATACATTTCAGAAACTTACTGTTCCAAGCGTTCACTTGGTGGGAGTGGTTTTGACCAATCATCTTCATCTGATTTGTCACACCAGCGGCTATTTCCACGTTCGTATTTGCCAAAACCACCTCTGTCACCACGGCCGCCAATGCCATCATAGTCACCTCGTCCACGATCATCAAACCTGAACAGCACAAGCAATTAATCAAAATCTTATTTAACCATTATTAGATTCCTACCACTAGAACTGTACCTGGAGAAAGGTTCATTATGGCTAATTTCAAGGATGTCACCAGTCCAATTCCGGCTTACTTTTACTTGACAAATAAGGCCCTCTAACCAGACTATACCATTTATAtagctttattttctaaattcagtatcctcctttattattatataacCGATACAGTCCTCATACATGTTGAAATCAAGAATCAAATCTTTGTACCTGAAACATAATACTGTAAaacaactacacttcaataaatatataaataaaaacccTTGGGGCAATCAGTCTTATATGTGAAACCAGCACATTAACTTACACCTTTAAATGTTTTCATCCAAGTATTTTTAGTGttagagaaaaaaagcaaagtatcACACCAAATATCAATTGTCCTGGTTACATTAGGATGCTACTTAAAGGACAACTCACCTGTGTGACAGACTGGATAAAAGGTAGAAAATAATCCTTACCTGAATTAAGATGTTTTTAGTTTTAGGCCTGTTTTCGAAAAAGCAGGACACACAGGACTAACCACAGCTATTAGGCGCATGAGGTCAGTTCATCACACTTGTGTAATCAAAAATATAAGGTTTAAAAATTGTCATAGAATATCCACAAAAATGTCAACCAAATTAGGCCATTCACTAAACTTACTCTTTTAAGTAGAATAcataaaattagagaaatgtaaaaataattgaTTTCATTATGCCAAAGGGCATATTCTTATTCTCATTTAATTTCGGTGTAATAAAAAAACTATGATTAAAAAGACATACTTAACATCCAAACGGGTGGTCCACTAAGGGGGAAAGATAATCTTGCTTAATGGGCAGGGTACAGACCAATTTCTAAATTGCTTTATTGTACACATGCAAGAAAGGCAAGAAGATAATAAATCACTTACCTTCCCCTTGATCCACTTCCACGATCACTGAAGAAACTAGACTTTCCTCTTGAATCACTACGGGAACCAAAACTGCTGTATGCATCCTTATCTTTACTAGAACTCCACCCTGAACTGTCTTTATCATagaatccttcaattaaaaacaaaagcaaactcaTTTTATTGTAGTAATTAGAAAATGACACTACTTTAAAACATGGTTTCTATGTTTCTGAGTTTGAAGCCCTCTAATGACTAATCACATCTCTGGACCAGAGGGACAATGGAAATATTCCTACCATGGTACTAGAACACACTATACGCTGAACAAAACAATCAAGTCTGAAAATGTTCTGAATGAATACAACTTCTAAAAGGTCAGTAGGTTTGCCTTTAACACAATGACTATGGTCTTGTTACATGACCACcacaatttaatttcatttaataggCATGAATGAGTTTATTAGGAAAGAGCAATCATTATCTCTATGTTTCTTTGAAGTGAtattcatttaaaacattaagaaattTACTTGGTTTAATATAGTATTTCTTGGTTTCAAtagtaaagtttttaaaaacagtgcTCTGTTTACATGCAATACATAGTTATCAGATGAGAATTAGGAATACCTAGAAAAGGAAAATCCTGATACACTCAGCGTAGATAGGTTCCTAGGGTATAGCTATAGACATTCAGCAAGGTAAATTAGCCCAACAGGTATATGGTTTAAAGACAAGCAGAGGATTTAACTAGCTTCAGTGACATTTTATTAAATAGTCAGAGATAGTTTACAAGTTAATTAGGTTACTTTCCTTCTCCCTTACGCCTCTACTAGCCCAGTAATTTAACAGCCTTAGCCACCAATAAAGAGCTGAGTTAGATTTCTAAGACCTATTTCAGCTCTAACTTCTGTACGATACTGTCTCTTTCCCTGCATTGATTCCTATCATTGCAATAAGGCAGGAAAAGCACTAAATACACATGGGGGTCAATTTCAGCTAGTACATTCTAAGGAATGAGAATCTGACTCTACAGTAACTAAAAACAATGATGTGACACCTAAGAAATAATATAGGAGTTCTTTTAATGTTTTTGGCCCCATGGCATGTTTTTAGTTCCGTTCTGTTCCATGGCAGGATTTTAGTTCCGTTCCCTAGATTTTATATTCCATGTATTGCCTTGGATAGTGAACCTAATACAGACTACCTATGAATATAGACAAATGACAGCAAATCATGTGCTCCTGTGGACCCTCCACCCTTCCAATCCTGCTTTCTTTATCCAGTATCTTCCCTCTTCATGACTTTTAGTTTTCCTAACCTTCCCTTTTCCTCCAAAATCTCAGATCACCTATTTAAATGAAGCATTTGAAGCCAGAGAACCACTCCCCTCTATCAGGAGCATGCCTGATGTTTGTTAACTATTCCCCAATAATCCCATTTCATTTTGGCACCTCTGCAAGACAGAAATAACTGGATTGTTATCACTGTGCAGCAGTTTTTGTTTACACAGTAGGATCCCCACTCACCTTTTTCAAATTGAACTCGTGCTGTTAATGATTACATACACAGAGGTTAAGCACAAGACTAGTGAAATTGTACAAAACCATGCCCTTGGCCTCAGAAGAGTGTGACACAGGAAATGCAGAGATTTCCTCTATCTGATATTAGATGAGTTTTTCCAAGCAAGTAAGCCCTAGTATCTGAAATTATTTTGACAGTAGGAGAGAAGAGCACAGTGTTCAGACCCTGAGGTGTCTCACTTTCCCTAAGCTCCAATTTTTAAATGCAGCAATAATTAAGTATACCAAGTTGCTCAAAAAACTTACCTTTAGTAGCTTCTCTGTTCCTTAAGTGAGGAGGAATATAGCGCCCTTCTAAAAGAAATGACAAAGTTAAATTTCACATTCcaaaaaacttaaaagctttttacCAATATTTGTGATGCTAAAAAAGTCCTGGAAAGAAAAAATTTGAATCTCTAGTCTTCTAGTCTGGTCTACTTCTATTTTAAATAAGTTACTGCTTTAAtaagatgaattttaaaagggGAAGGAGAACAGATTTGAATTGAATTGGAACCTAGTAGTTGAAATctacaaataaatttaatttgCCACTAGTGGTCAATTTAACACACTATTTTTACAACGTCTGCTAGGATTTCAGAGAATTGTCATAAATAACAAGAGTTGCAGCATTGTTACTACAATAATCTAGCAAACacataacaaaaatattaacaagTCTCTTACAGAGCATAAGTTATTACTGTAACAACCTAAATCGTGTATCTAGTCACTAAGCTTTTTTGTTCCTGCTCTGGTTAAATCCAAAACATATGTACGTACGTAATATGGGAAAAGCTGCAGAGTGAAATGATTTCAACTAATTGTGGGTTTTGAGACTTGCACTGTTTAACGACAGTCAACTGTTGTTCTGTatgcaaataaaaacacagcCTAGACTATAGGTGAGAACAAAAGCAAGTAATATATATACAACTAAGTAACATCAACTTGCTTTATTACTAGTTAATCTGCAATTTAACCTCTTCACTTCTGGGTTGAATTAAATATTAAAGATCTCCATTAGAATGGTCAATTACTAAAAGATTCTTAGCCTgacaaagtgaaatttaaaacaaataccaAGTAACTGTGCCCAGTGAGGCCCGTCCTGCCTAAAAATAAACATCCCTTAACTATGCAATAAACAGAGCTTGAAGAAACAGTGCTTTCAGACATTAACACACTCAATATAcatattacattttttctttcGGTTAATTCAATAGGAAGAGATCTGAGCTGAAGCAGGTCTACTGCCAATAATAAACCACCCAAGAGCCCCTACACCTTAATCTTTACCATGCCTCAAAAAAAAACcctttcaagagaaaaaaacttcttttcaaaaaaaaaaaaaacaattctgaaTTTAAAATCCTAACCACCACTTCAAGATTCATTATAGCTTTGTTCTATTAGTAATTCTCATGTTTTTCATGGGAAAGGAGTGGCTGTACCTGATCAATGTGAATATTCTCTGTATTCAGTTTAATTCCAGTAAATTCACTCTTAATAGTgaaatgtacattcccaccaccTTTTAGCTGTGTTCAGGATTCATAATGGACATAATCAAACTCTATAATTTGTGTGTTGTATAAGGTCCTTAACGATTTTTTTCACTCAAGAAAACTCCTTCTCATCAAAAGACCCAACGCTACCCACATTCTTTACACAgtaaaaactggaaaagaaatttctaaattttaaataaatccaATGAAACATTAAGTTATTATGGTTTTAATACTCAagtaacaacactgtaaatcaactatattctgacaatttttttaaaaagctctaatATTCagtaaatgcataaaatattttacttactgCTGGCTGTACTTCCTCCACTCTGATTATCTGAAGAGTTCAGGTCTAGGCCAGCAAACTAGAAGAGAGTTAAATTTTGGTTAGCAGCCCATGCGCAGAAACATTACACTAAAGGAAAACTTAATGGAACTCTTAAGGAGAATGTGACTAAGAATGTGAGCAAACGcaaaatactacagtactacaggATACACTGCAGAAGGTACCTAACCAAGATGGTGGCGCTATCCAGGAGAAACCGGGTCCAAATTCATAATCAAAATGAATTTTCCCTGTAACTTTTTCCATTGTAAAagttcaaaaaatttaaattattttaaaatgtcaagtaGTCAGTGGATTTATTTTAGCTCCAAACATTTGGAGATGTTTTCTACTTGGAATTATTCTAAACCTACAGAGCACACCTGAAAAATATTCAGAACAAAACTTGTATCGACCATTTCTTAGCTTTCATTTCTAAATACTGCAACTAGAGTACCACGCTTCAGAACAAAAATTTACAATATAACCACTACACAACCATATTAAGTAGGTAccaatgtatttttccattttcacagTTAAGCTGAGAACACTTCGGACATAAATGGCACGTTTTACTGCCTTTTATCTCCATTTCTACCCATCCCTTTACACTGTTAACTTAAAGcctcaacattctaaaaaaagCGCTTCATCGAATTCTGTAATGACTAAACAAACTATTTACAAGCAACGAGGAGGGAACTATGTGCCAAAAGcagtatttcattaaaaaaaaaaaaaatgtaaccagCCACACGGCACTATTGCCACGTGTTTCCAATAAAGCACAACGTTTAAGTCCTCTGTTAAAAGCTTAAAATTATATACTGTCAAGTTGCAAGCATCAATGTAATCATTGAAAACTGGAAGATgctaaatcttaaagaaaaaaatgaatacgGTAACACTTTGGAGGCAGCTCGTTTCCTAACTTCTATTAACAAAACACTGCGGTGTTTTCTCTGCACGATTGTTCTCAGCAACAGACTAATACTTTAAGGCACAAAAACTTCCTTTTTGTACTTATTGCAGTAcgttttgttattaattttacaCTTGGCAAAATGAACTACGTAGAGCACTTTAAATGCTACTGTAAATTGCTAAGGTGACATTAATGCAATTTTCTCAGTTGTGAATTTGCTTGCTGCTTAATTCTAACGACTGCGtgtatttttttccaattatttcgATTTCAAATTTTACTTCTGCTTATAATCTTAAATAGGTGCCGGCACCACatatatgttaaattttaaaactgggGATTGGCCATGTTCTTGATAACCAGATTTTTTCTTCATGTCTCTGCTCCATTTAACACGGAACATGTCAGCATTTGGAAGATTTATTCTGATTCGTTAATGGAAAAAATGCTCTCCCCCAGATAGCCGAGTCCCTAAAAAATACCACACACGACTGAAAATCTATTAACAATTCATTTGTGTCACTCAAGTTCGTTTCAGAATTCTGGAGCTCGCGGTACGCAGAAGTTTACttaaaaagcaacaaaacatCAATTGAAGAGCTTTTCTGAAGCGTGGTGCCACTGTTGCTGAGGGATGCAGACTTCTGCCATCTCCACCCAGAACCCCTCCTCTGCGATCACGCGCCCTCCCGTCCTCTACCTCTAAACCCTTACAAGAGGGGTTCCAATTAGACGACAAATCCGGGGCCTCTGACCGATTTCAAAATTTTCACAAGCAGCAACAAGTCACCAACAAAATTCCTTATTTCTTCCCAAGCTACATTCCAGGCGTTTTTTCCCAGGCCGAGCCCCGCACCAAACGTCCCCAACCTGAGGACACTGGTACACTCCGTGGTTATCTCCCAAAACGACGCGTGGCTCGGAGCAAAATGTCCATACTGACTATTGCGAACACGTGAGGCGGAGCCGGCCGTGCCGGGTCGCTAACCTCCTCGCCGCGTTCCACCTCGATCTCCAGAGCCCGGCGCCACCGCGCAGCGGCCcattcctccctcctctccatcctccgCCCGCGCCCCCCCCACTCCTCCTCGAATCTTCTGCGTCACAAAACTTTCCACTCCGGAAACGCGGCCTCGCGGGCCACGGAGCCGAGGCTGCGGAAACCGGGCTGGAGCGAAAAAAAAGCCCCGGGGAAGGAAGCCCTGGAAGAACAAGATGCCCATCCATCCCCGTTTCCGGGCCCTCGGCGGCCCGTCTTTCCCCGCTCGGGGGGCGCAGCGCCGCCCAGCCACCCGACACCACACAAAGGAGGCCGCCGCCATTACCCCGAGCGAAGGCCACCCCCCGCACCGCCCCCTCCCACATTCCAGGGCCGCGTTCCACCTCCCGCTCACACGCGCGTGCACACAACACAGACACGCCAACGCCGCCTGGGTCTCCGACAAGAATCCGAGCCGCGCACGCCCTAACTCTCAGGGCCATAAAGGTCCCCTTTCGCGAACCTCCGCGCcgcgcccctcccccgcccgcAACACCCATGGGTCACAAGTCAAGTCGAGGTTCGCGCGTGCGCGCCTCCGCGAGAACgcgcgccccctccccctccgcccgcctgcgcacgcacacacaaaagCCGCCATTGTGCTCTGCCCGGGGACAATACCGCCGGCCAAGCTGGGGCCCCTGCGACAGCCACAATCAGCATTCCCGTCACCTTCCCGTTCCCCCACAGCCCCGGGGCACTGACACTCGTTAGCCTAAGGGACCCAGAAAATTGGAACTTAGGGTACCAGGTAGCACTGCGCCACAAACCAGGTTAGATCGGGGGAGAGATTCCTGCAGCAACAATCCCGGTAGGCTCCTTGCGGCTCACCTGCTGGTCCAGCCCGAGCGCATTTTCCACCGCCACATGACTCATCCCTGAAGAGTACCGAGAACTCGGAGTCTTCCGCTGCTGAGCTAATGTGTTGGGTTCACCGCGAAGGCCCTCTCACGGGAGAACTGCGGCTCTGAAATGCACGGCGCGGCCACGGATCTAATATACCCGCTCGAGTGACTGCTACGTCAGCACGTACGACGTGTGCCCGCCCTCTCACACCCGCACTCCTCCCGCCGCTACGACTTTTGCCTAGCTACTGCGCGCTCGTTTAGTCCTAACCTCGCGGGATTTCCTAGTCGGTCGCGTCTGCGGCTCGTCGTCCTACCTTGGAACTCAGCGCTAAATGCTGTCCTAGATCGCTTGAGTGCAACTTCCCCTGTCCTCCGCTATTACCTTTTCTCAAGCCTGGGAGGTCTCGAGATCTCGCGAGACCTCATCCCCTCCCATTTTCCGCCAGCTAGGAGACCTTAAAATATAACCTAgacctttttcccctttttttcccaACGTCCTCAGTTTtcactgttcctttctttctAGGGAgcactctttccttctctctcagtCCCCTAGACTTTGAAAGGTTGTGCGATTTCTCCAAACTAATCAGCCCACGTAGTTTCCCGGGCAGAAGCCCCGAGATCCAAGTTTGGCAATGAGGGGCCCGAAGCCCAGGGGGACAGGGGGTCACGTGGCCGCAGGTGCCAAATGCGGAGGCCATTTTGTGGAGCAGGAAACCGTGGTTTTAAAATAGAGTGCTCGGAATCGGGGGGAGAagaggggaaagagggagggaggagacgggaagaggagcaggggagaggagaaggggggagggggaaagaggaaggaggagggaagagggcgtGATGGTGACGGGGCGTTGGGGGGAGGGAGAAGTGGAGGGGCGCTGGCGGCGCGCACGGGTGGTGGGACACTAGTTGCCTAGGCAGCGGGTGCGCCGCCTAGGAATGCCATAGCCCCTTGGTTCCCACACACACCTCCGACTCCCCCACCAAGAGAGCGCGCTCTGGCGCGCGCGTCCCCGCCCCCCGCAGTTAAGAAACAATGAGACAATCGCTGTGAACACGAGCGGGTGGTAGCGCACCCTCTTGGGACCCCCGCCCTCCGCCGGCACCACGGCTCCATTAGGCCGTAGGTTTCCTACTGCGGGGCGTCCAATGGCTCAGGGCCGATGGCCACCACCGGTGCGGTGCTGCTTCCCTCAAAGCCAGAGGACTCTGGGGATGGAGAGCCGTTCTCCTAGGGAGTCGGAGGCGTTTGTGGTTGGGCGCAATCTGGGCCTCCCGAAGAAAGTCTACCGCATCATCGGTCTGGGTTCAGGGTGACCCCGGGCCACTGCGGTGGATGGGGAATGGCCGGAATGGGTCGGAGGCACCCCTTATGCTCCCCACTCCTAAGCAGGCGACCTCCGGTCCCAACCTCAGTGCCACAGAAccttaaatagaagaaaatgtgtTGACTAGTGAATCCCTGGCTTTAAGCGAGCGGCGGCACATACATGGTTCTTAGAAacgtttttctcttttctgaccCTCAGCCTGACAGAATTAAATAATATACAGGGTTTCCAACCATCCCCCAAAGGATCTGCTGCCAGAATTCAAACAGCTCGTTCACATCACgtacttttgcttttctcttccaatttttaaaatttaaacaaattctAACGAGATAGGGAGATAAAATAACACTTCTGtcctgggcaagttgcttaactgcTTTAGGTTTCGATTTCCTCTATAAAAGGAGTTGGACTTTTATGACATGACCCCGTGAAAGACCAAATTCCTTTTTATAACAACTGTTTGGTAATGTCCCCTTTAACCAAATAGTACACCACAGATAATATAACCTAACTTAACAACACACAATTTCAAAAAACACGACCTAACtggagaataaaagcaaaataattataataatgcaatatattttaatatatgaatgCTCCCACACAGGGGCACTAAATGATGATAGATACCTGCCTAGCGCAGTCACAAATGCAAACTGAAAAAAGTGTTTTCACAATTCAAGTACCATAAAGAATGTTACATTGGTGACCTTATTTTCCAAAATGGCAAACTCTTGATAATGTTTGAAACAAAAACACGATAGTCTTCCCTCAAGTGAGTTTTATTCCTAGAATTCAGTGTATATCGAAACTgggtaaaaatatttttgtttataggTAAAATATAGTGTTAGTTCTAAGCTTATATCATGATGAACTGTTTTTTCCGTTGGGTCAATTTTTCGCTGTATGGGACAGTTCAGATTTGAACTGTCAGATATGGAACTATTCAGATATTGCTAGAATATCCAGGAAACCTGGTCTCTGCTCACTACCTTTAGTAGCCCTTGCCAATCATTGCAACAgccaaaaaatatatagatatatattttcacAATGCCCCCTTGAGAACTATTAAGCTTAATAATGATCATTACGGTCCCTTTCAGCCCTATGAGCACGGGTGAGGTGAGTTTTCACTTGGTTTTGCTTCCTTTTCGTATGGACCAGAGTAAACATTTGAAAGCCCAGAGTTCCGACAGTTCAAACTGCATATAGCAACGATGGGATGTTCTGAGTACCCAGGTTCTgggctttattttgcttttaagtaGAGCCAATTAAAGGATACTGCCATGGGAGTatctaaaagaattaaaatatatagcCGTTTCCCGCTTTCAATTAACCCCTGCTCACGGGCATTCTCAGTTCAAACCACTGGCATGTTTTGTTAATCAATTTGTTATCATTGGAATATCAATTTGGAAAGGAAGCAAAATAAACATAAGGCTTTGTTTTCAAACGCATTCATTCTGAAAAAGGATGGGTGCACTTGAGGTAGCTAAATGAGCCAACTTTCACAACACCCCGAATGACTTTACCTCTAAGCAGATATTTGCATATCTTTTCCATTAGGCCCTTTTtgtaggttttatttttgtttggccacactgtgtggctcactggatcttaattccccaaccagggatggaacttgtaccctctgcagtgaaagtgaggagtcttaaccactggacctggacggccaaggaagtcccatcacAAGGCCCttctttgtgaattttatttgaagggacctgggtcg
This window contains:
- the DDX3X gene encoding ATP-dependent RNA helicase DDX3X isoform X1, producing the protein MSHVAVENALGLDQQFAGLDLNSSDNQSGGSTASKGRYIPPHLRNREATKGFYDKDSSGWSSSKDKDAYSSFGSRSDSRGKSSFFSDRGSGSRGRFDDRGRGDYDGIGGRGDRGGFGKYERGNSRWCDKSDEDDWSKPLPPSERLEQELFSGGNTGINFEKYDDIPVEATGNNCPPHIESFSDVEMGEIIMGNIELTRYTRPTPVQKHAIPIIKEKRDLMACAQTGSGKTAAFLLPILSQIYSDGPGEALRAMKENGRYGRRKQYPISLVLAPTRELAVQIYEEARKFSYRSRVRPCVVYGGADIGQQIRDLERGCHLLVATPGRLVDMMERGKIGLDFCKYLVLDEADRMLDMGFEPQIRRIVEQDTMPPKGVRHTMMFSATFPKEIQMLARDFLDEYIFLAVGRVGSTSENITQKVVWVEESDKRSFLLDLLNATGKDSLTLVFVETKKGADSLEDFLYHEGYACTSIHGDRSQRDREEALHQFRSGKSPILVATAVAARGLDISNVKHVINFDLPSDIEEYVHRIGRTGRVGNLGLATSFFNERNINITKDLLDLLVEAKQEVPSWLENMAYEHHYKGSSRGRSKSRFSGGFGARDYRQSSGGSSSSFSSSRASSSRSGGGGHGSSRGFGGGGYGSFYNSDGYGGNYNSQGVDWWGN
- the DDX3X gene encoding ATP-dependent RNA helicase DDX3X; amino-acid sequence: MSHVAVENALGLDQQFAGLDLNSSDNQSGGSTASKGRYIPPHLRNREATKGFYDKDSSGWSSSKDKDAYSSFGSRSDSRGKSSFFSDRGSGSRGRFDDRGRGDYDGIGGRGDRGGFGKYERGNSRWCDKSDEDDWSKPLPPSERLEQELFSGGNTGINFEKYDDIPVEATGNNCPPHIESFSDVEMGEIIMGNIELTRYTRPTPVQKHAIPIIKEKRDLMACAQTGSGKTAAFLLPILSQIYSDGPGEALRAMKENGRYGRRKQYPISLVLAPTRELAVQIYEEARKFSYRSRVRPCVVYGGADIGQQIRDLERGCHLLVATPGRLVDMMERGKIGLDFCKYLVLDEADRMLDMGFEPQIRRIVEQDTMPPKGVRHTMMFSATFPKEIQMLARDFLDEYIFLAVGRVGSTSENITQKVVWVEESDKRSFLLDLLNATGKDSLTLVFVETKKGADSLEDFLYHEGYACTSIHGDRSQRDREEALHQFRSGKSPILVATAVAARGLDISNVKHVINFDLPSDIEEYVHRIGRTGRVGNLGLATSFFNERNINITKDLLDLLVEAKQEVPSWLENMAYEHHYKGSSRGRSKSSRFSGGFGARDYRQSSGGSSSSFSSSRASSSRSGGGGHGSSRGFGGGGYGSFYNSDGYGGNYNSQGVDWWGN